In a single window of the Necator americanus strain Aroian chromosome X, whole genome shotgun sequence genome:
- a CDS encoding hypothetical protein (NECATOR_CHRX.G21531.T1), whose translation MDANNNSSIPRISDSLVPTRSNLPPSDNEVPSLIEDELEFEGSKSRKKMYKLKRKMKVLAERYSILEKRCETLEKELAAQNEIMLKIVRALIAANK comes from the exons ATGGACGCGAATAATAACTCCTCTATTCCCAGAATCTCGGATAGC TTGGTCCCAACAAGGTCTAATCTTCCTCCATCGGACAACGA AGTTCCTTCATTGATCGAGGATGAATTGGAATTTGAGGGGTCGAAGTCTCGTAAGAAGATGTAtaagctgaaaagaaaaatgaaagtactTGCTGAACGCTATTCTATCCTGGAGAAAAG ATGTGAGACACTGGAGAAAGAGTTAGCGGCACAAAATGAAATTATGCTAAAAATTGTCAGAGCATTGATAGCGGCAAACAAATAA
- a CDS encoding hypothetical protein (NECATOR_CHRX.G21532.T1) — translation MQNCLFERRDKVLKRTSSRVHLRIYPAVGCLDTTQSAVRYTVIICEVSVAKLWTRIITPLFPESRIAWSQQGLIFLHRTTKFLH, via the exons ATGCAGAATTGCCTATTCGAGCGTCGCGATAAGGTCCTGAAACGAACTTCTTCGCGCGTTCATCTGCGCATATATCCAGCAGTCGGCTGTCTGGATACAACACAATCAGCCGTTCGCTATACTGTCATCATTTGTGAG GTGTCAGTTGCTAAATTATGGACGCGAATAATAACTCCTCTATTCCCAGAATCTCGGATAGC TTGGTCCCAACAAGGTCTAATCTTCCTCCATCGGACAACGA AGTTCCTTCATTGA